AGCCTGAGTTCGCTCTACGGCTCCATCCGGTCGCGGGCCCCTCAGGCGCGTGTCGTGGTGCTGGGCTACCCGCGCTTCTACCAGCTCAGCGGCAGCTGCATCGCCGGGCTCTCGGAGAACGAGCGGGCCGCCATCAACAACGCGTCCAACGTCCTGAACAGTGTCATCGCCAAGCAGGCGGCCAACTCCGGGTTCGCGTTCTCCAGCGTGGTGGACGAGTTCACCGGGCATGAGCTGTGCTCCGGTGACGCATGGCTCAACAGCGTGACGATCCCGGTCTACAACTCGTACCACCCCAAGGCCGCCGGACAGTCGGGCGGCTATCTTCCGGCCTTCCGCTCGGCCGCGTAGGACGCGGACGAGGGAGGTACAGGAGCAAGTGCGGCGGGCCCCCGGAGGCACTTCCGGCCGCCCGCCGCACTTCTCCGTTGCCTCCCCCCTCAGTACCGCTCCACGAGATGCTCCCGGCCCGCCGGGGGCTCGTAGGGCTCGGGCCAGAAGTCGGTGATCTCGCTGATCCGCCCCTGCGCGTCGAACGTGAAGAAGTGAATGGCGTGCAGCTCCTGCGGGCCGACCGAGAAGAGCGTCCGGACAGCCACCTGCTGCCCCTCCTGGTCGGCCACGACCCGTTCGACACGGACGTGCCAGTCCCCCGGGTACTCCCGGTTGAACTGTATGTACCGCTCCTTGCCGCGGATGCGTTCGCGCGTCTGCGGCAGGTCGTACAGCACCTCGTCGGCGAGCGTCGTGGCGAAGGTGTCCCAGTCGCGGTCGTCGGCCGCGGTCCAGTACGTCTCCGCCGCGGCGCGCAGATCAGCAGTCGTGGTCATGGGTCGAGTGTGAACCCCACCACTGACAACGGGCCTTGAGCGCCGGACTTCGCATTCCGCATCCGGTCAGGAGCCGGCCGGCCGGGATGCCTTGATCGAGTACATCAGCGGGATGCGCGGCCGGTCTACGGGGAAGCGGTAGAGGCCGTCGCCCTGCCGCTCCAGCGCGGTGAAGCGGGCGAAGAGCGAGACGTCGTGCTCGTGCAGGAACTCGATCCGCAGCCCGGCGGCGGCCAGCGCCGACACCACGTCGCCGATCGGGTGCTGCCATTCGACGCTGCGGTTGTGGACGGTCGGTGCGTCGAAGTCCGCGTACGTGCCCGGCGTCTCGTCCACCCATGCGTCGCGGCTGAAGTAGTCGTGCTCGACCGTCGTGCCGGTCGAGTCGTCGAGGCAGTCCGTGAGCGGATGGAACTCCGCGAGATAGAGGAAGCCGCCGGGCGCCACGAGCGATGCGGCGGTCTCGGCCCAGCGCCGGATGTCGGGCAGCCAGTTCAGCGCGCCGACGCCGGTGTAGACGATGTCGTACGACGGGTCCGGGACGGCCTCCGCGGCGTCATGGACATCGGCGGCGACGAACGCCGCCCGGTCCTGGCCGAACCCCAGCTCACGGGCCAGGCCGCGCGCGGTCTCGACGGCCGGTTCGGAGAAGTCCAGACCGACGGCGCGCGCGGCGCCGTGCCGGGCCCAGGAGAGGGTGTCGAGCCCGATGTGGCACTGCAGGTGCAGCAGCGACCTGCCCGTGACATCACCGACCTCGGCGAGCTCGAACGGGCGCAGGGCGTCCTTGCCGGCGCGGAAGGAATCCAGGTCGTAGAAGTCGCTCACGGCATGGATGGGGACGCGCTCGTCCCAGCGCGCGCGGTTGGCCTCGTGCCAGTCGGCAGGGGTCGGTGCATAGATGTCCGGGAGGTTATCCACAGGCTGCGGACGATGCGAACGGATTGTCGGCGTTCCGGCGCAGAATGGGGGACATGACTGAGATCACTGGCTCGACGGCCCCCGGCACACCGGCGACCGCCTCCGCTCCCGCGACCGCTCCCGCACCGGCGACCGCCTCCGTCCCGGAGTGGGAGCAGCGTTTCCGGGCGCCACGGGTGTCCTTGCCCGACTGGGCGGAGGACGCGCCGGACCGCGCGCTGTTCGTCTCCAATGCCACGGGGACGTACGAGCTGTACGCATGGGACCGTGCCACCGGCGAGCAGCGCCAGGTGACCGACCGGCCGAACGGCACGACGGACGGCGTGCTGACACCGGACGGCGAGTCGATCTGGTGGTTCAGCGACACCGATGGTGACGAGTTCGGGGTGTGGATGCGTCAGCCGTTCCACGGCGGCGGGGGCGCGGAGCCGGTGGACGAGCCGGCGGCCCCCGGTCTCGGTGCCTCGTACCCGGCCGGGCTCGCGATCGGGCGGGACGGGACGGCGGTGATCGGCCGCTCGACCGACGAGGACGGGACGACGATCCATGTCGTACGGCCCGGGGCGGCTCCCGTCGAGATCTACCGCCACCGCGAGTCGGCGGGCGTCGGTGACCTGTCGTACGACGGGTCGCTGATCGCGCTGGAGCACACCGAGCACGGCGATGCGATGCACTCCGCGGTGCGCGTGGTGCGGCCCGACGGGTCGACGGTCGCCGAACTGGACGACACCGAGGGCGGTACGAAGGAGCTGGGCCTGTCCGTGCTGGGCTTCGCCCCCGTCGCCGGGGACACGAGGCTGCTGGTCGGGCATCAGCGGCGGGGCCGCTGGGAGCCGATGATCTGGGATCCGACGACGGGCGAGGAGACGGACCTCGCGCTCGACCTGCCCGGCGATGTGAGCGCCGAATGGTATCCGGACGCCTCCGCTCTGCTGGTCGTGCACGGCTTCGAGGCCCGCAGCGACCTGTGGCGGTACGAGCCGGGTGCGGGCGGCGCTCCTGTCCGGGTGGAGACCCCCGCGGGTTCGGTGTCCGGTGCCACGGCCCGGCCGGACGGCACGGTGGAGTACCTGTGGTCGTCGGCCGCGCAGCCGCCCGTCATCCGGTCCACCTCGGGTGCGGTGGTGCTCGATCCGCCGGGCATGAAGGCTCCGGCGTCCGTGCCGGTGGAGGACGTGTGGGTGGACGGGCCCGGGGGCCGCGTCCACGCCCTCGTCCAGCGGCCCGCCGCCTCGGCCGAGGGCCCGTTTCCCACGGTCTTCGAGATCCACGGCGGGCCCACGTGGCACGACAGCGACGCCTTCGCTTCCGGCCCCGCCGCGTGGGTGGACCACGGTTACGCGGTCGTCCGGGTCAACTACCGCGGCTCCACCGGATACGGCCGCGCCTGGACGGACGCGCTGAAGCACCGGGTCGGCCTGATCGAGCTGGAGGACATCGCCGCGGTGCGGGAGTGGGCGGTGAAGTCCGGGCTCGCGGACCCGGCGAAGCTGGTCCTGGCCGGTGGCTCCTGGGGCGGCTATCTGACCCTGCTCGGCCTCGGTACGCAGCCGGACGACTGGGCCGTGGGCCTGGCGGCGGTCCCGGTCGCCGACTACGTCACGGCGTATCACGACGAGATGGAGGACCTGAAGGCAATGGACCGCACGCTGCTGGGCGGCACGCCGGAAGAGGTCCCCGAGCGCTTCGAGGCCTCGTCCCCGCTGACGTACGTGGACGCCGTGCGGGCGCCGGTCTACATCTCGGCGGGCGTCAACGACCCGCGCTGCCCGATCCGCCAGGTCGAGAACTATGTGGACCGGCTGAGCGGCCGTGCCGCGGTGCACGAGGTGTACCGGTACGACGCGGGACACGGTTCGCTCGTCGTGGAGGAGCGGATCAAGCAGTTCCGGCTGGAACTCGACTTCGCCCGGCGCCACCTGACCGGCAACCCCGGCCAGTAGCCGCATCGGTACCCGGAACGCCGCTACAGAACTCTGCTCCGACGCCTCACTCCGGCCCCCCGCTCCGGGTGGCCGGAGCGGGGACCGTACCTTGGAGGGGTGTACCGGTTCCTGCTGACCCCGCGATGGTGGGGGATCAACCTCTTCGTCGTGCTGGCCATCCCGTTCTGCGTGTTCATGGGCACCTGGCAGCTCGGCCGCTTCGAGGACCGCGTGCAGACGCACGACGCCGCCGAGAAGCAGCCCGCCCCGGGCACGAGACCCGCCAAGCCGATCGACGACCTCCTGCCCGTCGACACGGTGACCTCCGGCCGCCCCGCCACCGCCACCGGCCGGTACGCCGACCAGTTCCTGGTGCCCGGACGGGAGTTGGACGACAAGAGCGGCTTCTACGTCCTGAACATGCTCCGTACGGACGGCGGCAAGGCCCTGCCGGTGGTGCGCGGCTGGCTGCCCGGCAAGCCCGGCGGCACCGCCGTTCCCGCCGCACCGACCGGTGAGGTCACGGTGACGGGCGACCTCCAGGCGTCCGAGAACGCGAGCACCGAGGGCGTCGACACGGCGGGCGGACTACCGGACGGCCAGCTCGGGATCATCAGTGCCGCGTCCCTGGTCAATCTCGTCCCGTACGACGTCTACGACGCATGGGTGACGCTCCAGGACGCCAACGCCAACGCCAACACCGGCACCGGCACCGGCACCACGAGCACCACCCGTGCGCTGCGTCCCGTGCCGGCCGCCGCGCCGCAGGGCACCGGGCTCGATCTGAAGGCCTTCCAGAACCTCGGCTACACCGGCGAGTGGTTCGTCTTCGCCGGGTTCGTGCTCTTCATGTGGTTCCGGCTGGTCCGCCGCGAGGCCGAAGCGGCACGGGACCTGAAGCTGGGCCTGGTCGAAGAAGCGGCCACAGACACGGGCACGGGCACAGTCGCAGCCGCAGTCGCAGCCGCAGAAGCCGATCCCGCCGCAGTGAGCACGCGCTGAGTACGCGGCCTACGCCGTACTCCCCGCCCCCGCGTCACGTCGTGGGGGACAACACCCCGGTCCGGTAGATCGTGCCGGCGCAGGCGTTGGCGATCTTCGCCTCCGCGACCGGCGCCCCGGCCTCCGGTGTGTGCGTCACGGCAACGCTGCCGTCCAGCACCCCGCCGCCGTCCTCGCTGCCGAACTGTGCGGCGGTGCCCGTGGTCCCATCCGTGGTGCCCGTACTGCTGCCCGCGGCAGAGGCGCCGCCCGCGCCGTCCGTCGGTGTCGGGCTCGGTGTGCCTCCGTCGGTCGGACATGTGTCCTTCGGTACCCAGGCGAACTTCACCTCGTACGACATGGACGGCTGCAGCAGTACCGTCCCCTGCTCCCGCGAGGGGTCGGGCAGCCCGGCCGCCGCGTCTCCCGCGGTGTGCTGGACGACGCTGATCTTGGCCGGATCGGCCGCGCCCATCGCCTCGAAGCCCACGCTGCCGCTGCTGCTCACCGAACAGCCCGTGCCGGAGACATTGGAGATCCGGAAGGTGCCGTACACCGTGCCGTCGGCACCCGCCGCACCCGTCTCGGCCGAGGCGACGCCGAGCTGCCCCGGGTCGCAGGTCGGCAGGGAGGCCGCCACGGTGGCGGCCGGGTCGGTGACCCCGCCGACCAGGTTGCCGTCGGCGCCCTGGCCGCGGCTGTCGGACGGACTGCTGCTGCTCTCCGGCTGGTTCCCGCCGTTGTTGTGACCGTCGATACTGCCGCCGCTGCTCTTCCCGCCGCCCTCCGAGCCGTTCTCGGTGCCGTTGCCGCCCTGCGTCTGCTCACCGTGTCCGGCTATCGACGGGTTGGCGGTGTTCGAGCCGCCGGAATTCGCGACATGGACGAAGGCGGGGACCGCGGTGCCGATGAGCAGCGCCGCAGCCGCCATGCCGACGACGGCCTGCCGCCGCCTGGCGCGCCGGACGGGCACGGCGCGGTACAGACGGTCGAGAGTGCCGTCGCTGGGTTCGAGGTTCTGGACGGCCCCGCGCAGCATGCGGCGCAACGCGACCTCGTCCAGGTCGAGACCGCCACCGGGGACGTCACCGAAGACGCCATCGCCGCCGACGCCGGAGCCGCTCACGGACGCGAGGTCCCGATCCGCATGCCCCGCACCCGCGCCTGCACCCGTACTCGCGCCCCTGCCCGTACCCGAATCGGGTTCGTCCGGGTTCTCAGCTGAGGCGCTCTCCGGCCCGTCGTTCACAATTCCGTTTCCAGTCCGGTCAGTCCGGTCAGTCCGGTCGATCCGAGGCTCACCCTCGTGGCCGTTCTCGTTCCCGTGGAAGCGCCGACTCATCCCTGCGCCTCCATCACGACGCGCAGCGCCGCGATCCCACGGGAGCCGTAGGCCTTGACCGAGCCCAGGGAAATACCCAGCGTCTCGGCCACCTGGGCCTCCGTCATGTCCGCGAAGTAACGCAGCACCAGCACCTCTCGCTGGCGCCGTTGCAGCCCCCGCATCGCTTTGATCAGCGCGTCCCGCTCCAGCTGGTCGTACGCGCCCTCCTCAGCGCTCGCCATGTCCGGCATGGGCTTGGACAGCAGCTTCAGCCCGAGGATGCGGCGGCGCAGCGCGGAGCGCGACAGGTTGACGACGGTCTGGCGCAGATACGCGAGTGTCTTCTCGGGGTCCCGTACCCGGTTGCGCGCCGAGTGCACGCGGATGAACGCCTCCTGCACGACGTCCTCACATGAGGCGGTGTCATCCAGGAGCAGAGCCGCGAGGCCGAGCAGCGAACGGTAGTGGGCCCTATAGGTCTCGGTGAGATGGTCGACGGTGGTTCCAGCAGCCACGCTCTCCTCAGCGCCCTCGCGCTGCGACGGCAGCCGCGTCGGCCGCGCAGCGGGCATGGGCGCAATCACCGGCATACCGCCGGGTGCGCGGGGCCGTCTGAGCGGTCGCACCGAAGCGCCGCGCAGGGGGCCCACCACTGTGATATCGAGAACCTCTGCCACGCCAGTTGGACACGTTTCCCCCCGTCAGGGTTGTACGCGCGAGGCACCGCGTTCGACGCGATGCGACATGCCCTCATACGTACCTGCTCTTCCCCAAATGCCCCGAATGCGCCGAACGTATCCAGCCGCCTGCGCCCCGCCGCGCAAGAAGTGACCGCATAGACGCGTGTTCTCCGGCCTGCGGTTGCAACAGGCCGAAAGGTCATCGTCGGATACCCCGACGTCCCAGCTCAAGAGGTTCAGACCTGCAACTTGCTCACAGCGCTTTCACAGAACGTACAAATCAGGTTCGATCAGGACCAGGGGAATTCGGCAGCCACCGATTCGGCGATCTGCGCCACGTTCAGCGCCGCGCCCTTGCGGAGGTTGTCGCCGCAGACGAACAGTTCCAGACCCCGGGGATCGTCCAGTGACCTGCGCACTCGCCCGACCCAGGTCGGGTCGGTGCCGACGACGTCGGACGGTGTCGGGAAGTCTCCCGCCGCCGGGCTGTCGTACAGCACCACGCCCGGGGCCGTCGCCAGGATCTCGTGGGCCCGGTCGACCGCGATCTCGTTCTCGAACCGCGCGTGCACGGACATCGAGTGCGTCGCGATGACGGGTACGTACACACACGTCGCCGCCACCCGCAGGCCCGGCAGGTCCAGGACCTTGCGGCACTCCTCGCGGATCGCCAGCTCCTCCGAGGACCAGCCGTCCCCGGCCTCGGTCCCGGCCCAGGGCACCACATTGAGGGCCACCGGCGCGGCAAAGGGGCTGCCTTCCGTGTCCCCCACGGCCCGGCGTACGTCTCCGGGCTTCGTGCCCAGTTCCGTACCGGCCACCATCGACAGCTGTTCACGCAGGGCCGCGACGCCGTCCCGGCCGGCCCCGCTCACCGCCTGGTACGAGGAGACGACCAGTTCCCGCACCCCGAATTCGGCGTGCAGCGCACCGACGGCGACGATCAGCGAGAGCGTCGTGCAGTTCGGGCTCGCGACGATGCCGCGCGGCCTGATCCGTACGGCGTGCGGGTTGATCTCGGGCACGACCAGCGGAACGTCCGGGTCCAGCCGGAAGGCGGCGGAGTCGTCGATGACGACCGTGCCCTTGGCGGCGGCGATCGGCGCCCACTGCGCGGAGACGGCGTCGGGCACCAGGAACAGCGCCACGTCGATGTCGTCGAAGACGTCCTCGGTGAGTGCGAGGACCTCGCTCTCCTCACCGCGTACGACCAGCTTGCGGCCGGCGGAACGCGGCGAGGCGATCAGCTTCACCTCGCCCCAGACATCCGCGTGCTGCGAAAGGATCTGGAGCATGACACCGCCGATCGCCCCGGTCGCTCCGACGACCGCGAGCGAAGGGCGGCGTGTGGTCATCGGCCGGTGCCCCCGTAGACGACGGCCTCATCGGAATCGCTGTCGAGACCGAAGGCGGTGTGCACGGCGCGCACGGCCTCGTTGACGTCGTCGGCGCGGGTGACCACCGAGATGCGGATCTCGGATGTCGAGATCAGCTCGATGTTCACACCGGCGTCCGAGAGCGCCTCGAAGAAGCCCGCGGTGACGCCCGGGTTGGTCTTCATGCCGGCGCCGACCAGGGAGATCTTGGCGATCTGGTCGTCGTAGCGCAGCGACTCGAAGCCGATGGTGGCGCGGTTGCGCTCCAGGGCGTCAATGGCCTTGCGGCCCTCGGCCTTCGGCAGCGTGAACGAGATGTCGGTCAGACCGGTCGCCGCGGCGGAGACGTTCTGCACCACCATGTCGATGTTGACTTCCGCGTTCGCGATGGTGCGGAAGATCGCGGCGGCCTCGCCCGGCTTGTCGGGCACGCCGACGACGGTGATCTTGGCCTCGGAGACGTCATGGGCGACTCCGGAGATGATCGCGTGCTCCACCTTCTGGTCCCCTTGCGGCTCGTTGCTGACCCAGGTTCCGCGCAGTCCGGAGAAGGACGAGCGGACGTGGATCGGGATGTTGTAGCGGCGTGCGTACTCCACGCACCGGTGCAGCAGTACCTTGGAGCCGGACGCGGCCAGCTCCAGCATGTCCTCGAAGGAGATCCAGTCGATCTTCTTCGCCTTCTTCACGACGCGGGGGTCCGCGGTGAAGACACCGTCCACATCGGTGTAGATCTCACAGACCTCGGCGTCCAGCGCGGCCGCGAGCGCGACGGCGGTGGTGTCGGACCCGCCGCGGCCGAGGGTGGTGATGTCCTTCTTGTCCTGGGACACGCCCTGGAACCCCGCGACGATCGCGATGTTCCCCTCGTCCAGCGCCGTACGGATACGGCCGGGCGTCACATCGATGATGCGCGCTTTGTTGTGGACCGAGTCGGTGATGACGCCCGCCTGGCTGCCCGTGAACGACTGGGCCTCGTGGCCCAGGTTTTTGATCGCCATCGCCAGCAGGGCCATGGAGATCCGCTCTCCGGCGGTCAGCAGCATGTCGAACTCACGCCCGGCAGGGATCGGGGATACCTGCTCGGCGAGATCGATCAACTCGTCCGTCGTGTCGCCCATCGCTGACACCACGACAACCACCTGGTTGCCGTTCTTCTTGGCATCGACGATTCGCTTGGCGACGCGCTTGATGCCCTCGGCATCGGCTACGGAGGAGCCTCCGTACTTCTGCACGACAAGGCCCACGTGCGCTCCTCGCTCAGTCCGTTACTGCGGTCGCCTCAGTTTAACGAGCTGTCCGGAATCACCCGGCAGATACCACATGGTGAGATATCCCGCTCAACACGTGATCATCGGCGTGTCGCCCGAAGCCCCGCTGCGCCGGGCACTGCTCATCGGCCGTTACTGCACCGGGCGCAGCCCCAGCGGCCCCGCGATCTCCTCGGCCATCACGCGGCCCGCCTCCTCGGCCAGCTCGTCGTCGACGGTCTCCGAGTCCGTGTCCAGGCCGTCCAGCTCCTGGAGAGGCTGGTTGAGGCGGATGTGGGCGATCAGGGACTGGAGGGCGCGCAGGGTGGCGGATGCGGTGGAGCCCCAGTTGGAGAAGTAGGAGAACTGCCACCACCACAGGGCCTCGGTCGTGCGGTGCGCCTCGTAGTGGGCCAGACCGTGGCGCAGGTCGGTGACCAGGTCGGCCAGGTCGTCGGAGATACGGGCCGGGACCGGGGCCTTGCGGGGCTCGTACGGGTCGAAGACCTCGGAGTAGACGTCGATCGGCTCCAGCAGGGCGGCGAACCGCTCGCGCAGGCCGTCGGCGTCCGGCTCCGCGCCGAGGTCCGGCTCGTAGCGCTCGTCGGGGACGATGTCCTCGTACGCGCCGAGCCTGCCGCCGGCCAGCAGCAGCTGGGAGACCTGGAGCAGCAGGACCGGGACGGCCTCCTCGGGCTCCTCGACCCTGGACACCTCTGTGACGGCGACGATGAACGTCTTGATCTGGTCGGCGATCTGGACGGCGAAGTCGTCCGGGTCATGCGTGACGGAGTTCAGCGTGGCGTCAGACATCGAGGGGACCTCCCGTGGGCACGGTCGCGAACGGTGAGTAGAACATAGCGTCGCTGAACGTAAAGCCGTCGTGAGCCGATGCAAGAACATCGGGAGTCGTGATCGTGAAGGTTTCAGACATCGAGCAGGCGCCTCCCCTCGAAGGCGCGGCCCAGGGTGACCTCGTCCGCGTACTCCAGGTCGCCGCCCACCGGCAGCCCGCTGGCCAGCCGCGTCACCCGCAGGCCCATCGGCTTGATCATCCGCGCCAGGTACGTCGCGGTGGCCTCGCCCTCCAGGTTCGGGTCGGTCGCCAGGATCAGCTCCGTGATCGAGCCGTCGGCGAGACGGGCGAGCAGCTCGCGGATGCGCAGATCGTCGGGTCCGACGCCCTCGATCGGGCTGATCGCGCCGCCGAGCACGTGGTACTTGCCCCGGAACTCGCGGGTCCGCTCGATCGCGACGACGTCCTTCGGCTCCTCGACCACACAGATGACCGTCTGGTCGCGGCGCGCGTCCCGGCAGATGTTGCACTGCTCCTGCTGGGCGACGTTGCCGCAGACCGAACAGAACCGGACCTTGTCCTTGACCTCAAGGAGGGCATGGGCGAGGCGGCGCACATCGGTCGGCTCGGCCTGCAGGATGTGGAAGGCGATCCGCTGCGCGCTCTTGGGACCGACGCCGGGCAGCCTGCCCAACTCGTCGATGAGGTCCTGAACCACGCCTTCGTACAACGGAACGCCTTCCTGGATGAGCTATGAATACATCGGATCAGAAGAGTCGGAAGAGGAAGAGTCGAAGGAGTCAGAAGGGGAGGCCGGGCATGCCGCCCAGGCCCTGGGCCAGCGGGCCCAGCTTCTGCTGCTGAAGCTGCTGCGCGTTCTCGTTCGCCGCCTGGACCGCCGCGACGACGAGGTCCGCGAGCGTCTCGGTGTCCTCCGGGTCGACGGCCTTGGGGTCGATCACCAGAGCACGGAGCTCGCCGGAGCCGGTCACGGTCGCCTTCACCAGACCGCCACCCGCCTGGCCGTCGACCTCGGTCCTCGCCAGTTCCTCCTGGGCCGCGGCGAGGTCCTGCTGCATCTTCTGGGCCTGCTGCAGCAGCTGCTGCATATTGGGCTGACCACCACCGGGAATCACGGTCACTCCTGGCAATTCGACGACAAAAAAGTTTCGGTACGCCGAGCCTACGTGGTCACCGCTCAGCGCGCCCCACCCACTGGCGAGCAACTCTTTCGAGTGAGTTTCTTGCAACGTCGGCGAGAGTCCTATACCTGATCACAGGCCCTGCGCACCCGGGAATACCGCGATTTCGACCCCACGGCCCACCATTCGGCGGTAGGAAGGGCATGCGCATCAGGACACCCAGGTACACCGCTCGTCACGCAAGGTTACGTTCGCGGGACAGTCGGCCACGCCGGAGAGCAGTGATCAGCCCCACCGTCGAGCACACCGCCAGACATCAGGCGCCGCTACGCAGAATGCAGAGGAGTACCCCGGTGAGTCAGCCGGAGATGCAGCCCGAAGGGCCGCCCCGCAACGAGCCCGGTTCGGCCGGTTCCTCCGGTTCGGGCTCCGGCGCACACGTCCGGGGCGCGCGGGGCCGGGATCTGACCGGTACGCCGTTCCCGCTCGGCGACTGGGGCGAACCCGCCGAACGCCTCGACGAGCTGTACCGCTGGGTCGAGGCCGACGCACTGCGTACCGCCGACTGGTATCTGCGCGACCGCGTGTGGAAGCGGCTCGGGGCCAGGGCGCTGCGGATCGGTACGGCGGCCGGGGCGGTGGCGGGCGCCGCGCTGCCGCTGCTCGATCTCACCGGGGCGCTGAGCGGGGCGGCGGGCTGGGGCTATCTGTCGCTGCTGCTGGGCGCCGCGTGCATGGCGTTCGACCGGTACTTCGGCCTGACCTCGGGCTGGATAAGAAACCTCGCGACCGCCCAGGCCGTGCAGCGACGCCTCCAGGTGCTCCAGTTCGACTGGGCGTCGGAGTGCGTACGGGAGGTGCTCGGCCCGACCGAGGGGACGGCCAGCGAGGCGGCCGAGCGGTGTCTGGGGGTGCTGCGGCGGTTCTCGGAGGACATCACGGAGCTCGTACGGACCGAGACCGCGGACTGGATGGTGGAGTTCCGGGCCGGTCCCGCGCCGATGGGAATGCAGGCGCTTTCGTCGGGCAGCGGGGGCGTGGGGCGTACGGACCAGGGGGCGTCGCCGGGACGGTTCCCGCTGCAGACCATGGCCCGGCCGAACATGCCGCGGCAGCGGCCTCCGGAGTCACCCCGGTGATCCCACCGCGGTGACGCCGGAGGCGCCCGCCCAGTCTCTGGCGGTACGCAGTACTCAGGGCGCCCGCTTCTGATTCAGCTGAAGATGATCATGGAGCCTTGGGCAAGGCTGCGGGTGGCCGCCGCGTGCAGGCCCAGCCAGACGTGCCGCTCACGGGCGAACGGGCTGTCGTCGTACGGAATCGGGCCCGCCGGTTCCTCCAGTGAGGTCGGTCCGACGGGCGGCAGCGGGGCGGCCGGCGGGTTCGCCGGGTCGATGCCGATGGACGGGGCGACGAACTCCAACTCCCGCAGCAGCCCGTGCGCGGAGCCGAGCGGGCCGCCGCCCGCCAGCAGGTCGTCGTTGGAGAGCGGGGCTGCGAAGTCCAGCGGGACGTACGCCCCCGCGTGGTCGTAGTGCCAGACGAGGTGGGACTGCTGAGCCGTCGCCTCGAACATCTCCAGCAACTGCTCGTAGTCCCCGCCCAGTTCGTCGACGGGCGTGACGGCGAGGCCGCTGAGCTGGAGCAGATAGGCGCGGCGCAGGAAGTGCAGTGCGTCGTAGTCGAAGCCCGCGATCGGGGCGACGTCGCCGGTCAGGCCCGGCATGTAGGCGTACACGGGAACGGGCGGCAGTCCGGCCTCGCCCAGTGCCTTGTCGTAGACGGCTATCTCTTCGGCGAACGGGTTGTCGGGGCTGTGGCACAGCACATCGACGAGGGGAACCAGCCACAGGTCACAGGCCACGAAGTCTCGCTCTCCCACGGGGTGCACATCGGAGTATTCACAACGGTCGGGACAGCGTAATGCGGTGGGGTCGTCGCGCACAGTGGCCGGTGGTCACGGATGGGGGTCGGCGGAGGCCGCCTGCTGCGGATCATGGCCCGCCGAGTGCTCGGGAGTTCCCGCCGGAGTCCCGGCGCGGGTGCCCGCCCGGGCCTTCGACTCAAGCCGGTCCGCCCAGTTCAGCGCGTGCGCGTTGAAGCCGTCCAGCGCCGCGCGCACCGCGTCGTGGTCGCCGAGCGAGATCGCCGCGACCAGGGCCGGGTGGCCGTCCCAGAGCGCGTCCCGGGCGTCCGGGTCATTGCGCAGATAGGGCACCGCGAACACCCACGCCTGGACG
This sequence is a window from Streptomyces sp. NBC_01217. Protein-coding genes within it:
- a CDS encoding class I SAM-dependent methyltransferase is translated as MYAPTPADWHEANRARWDERVPIHAVSDFYDLDSFRAGKDALRPFELAEVGDVTGRSLLHLQCHIGLDTLSWARHGAARAVGLDFSEPAVETARGLARELGFGQDRAAFVAADVHDAAEAVPDPSYDIVYTGVGALNWLPDIRRWAETAASLVAPGGFLYLAEFHPLTDCLDDSTGTTVEHDYFSRDAWVDETPGTYADFDAPTVHNRSVEWQHPIGDVVSALAAAGLRIEFLHEHDVSLFARFTALERQGDGLYRFPVDRPRIPLMYSIKASRPAGS
- a CDS encoding SigE family RNA polymerase sigma factor encodes the protein MPVIAPMPAARPTRLPSQREGAEESVAAGTTVDHLTETYRAHYRSLLGLAALLLDDTASCEDVVQEAFIRVHSARNRVRDPEKTLAYLRQTVVNLSRSALRRRILGLKLLSKPMPDMASAEEGAYDQLERDALIKAMRGLQRRQREVLVLRYFADMTEAQVAETLGISLGSVKAYGSRGIAALRVVMEAQG
- a CDS encoding SURF1 family protein, whose translation is MYRFLLTPRWWGINLFVVLAIPFCVFMGTWQLGRFEDRVQTHDAAEKQPAPGTRPAKPIDDLLPVDTVTSGRPATATGRYADQFLVPGRELDDKSGFYVLNMLRTDGGKALPVVRGWLPGKPGGTAVPAAPTGEVTVTGDLQASENASTEGVDTAGGLPDGQLGIISAASLVNLVPYDVYDAWVTLQDANANANTGTGTGTTSTTRALRPVPAAAPQGTGLDLKAFQNLGYTGEWFVFAGFVLFMWFRLVRREAEAARDLKLGLVEEAATDTGTGTVAAAVAAAEADPAAVSTR
- a CDS encoding aspartate-semialdehyde dehydrogenase, with the translated sequence MTTRRPSLAVVGATGAIGGVMLQILSQHADVWGEVKLIASPRSAGRKLVVRGEESEVLALTEDVFDDIDVALFLVPDAVSAQWAPIAAAKGTVVIDDSAAFRLDPDVPLVVPEINPHAVRIRPRGIVASPNCTTLSLIVAVGALHAEFGVRELVVSSYQAVSGAGRDGVAALREQLSMVAGTELGTKPGDVRRAVGDTEGSPFAAPVALNVVPWAGTEAGDGWSSEELAIREECRKVLDLPGLRVAATCVYVPVIATHSMSVHARFENEIAVDRAHEILATAPGVVLYDSPAAGDFPTPSDVVGTDPTWVGRVRRSLDDPRGLELFVCGDNLRKGAALNVAQIAESVAAEFPWS
- a CDS encoding S9 family peptidase; protein product: MTEITGSTAPGTPATASAPATAPAPATASVPEWEQRFRAPRVSLPDWAEDAPDRALFVSNATGTYELYAWDRATGEQRQVTDRPNGTTDGVLTPDGESIWWFSDTDGDEFGVWMRQPFHGGGGAEPVDEPAAPGLGASYPAGLAIGRDGTAVIGRSTDEDGTTIHVVRPGAAPVEIYRHRESAGVGDLSYDGSLIALEHTEHGDAMHSAVRVVRPDGSTVAELDDTEGGTKELGLSVLGFAPVAGDTRLLVGHQRRGRWEPMIWDPTTGEETDLALDLPGDVSAEWYPDASALLVVHGFEARSDLWRYEPGAGGAPVRVETPAGSVSGATARPDGTVEYLWSSAAQPPVIRSTSGAVVLDPPGMKAPASVPVEDVWVDGPGGRVHALVQRPAASAEGPFPTVFEIHGGPTWHDSDAFASGPAAWVDHGYAVVRVNYRGSTGYGRAWTDALKHRVGLIELEDIAAVREWAVKSGLADPAKLVLAGGSWGGYLTLLGLGTQPDDWAVGLAAVPVADYVTAYHDEMEDLKAMDRTLLGGTPEEVPERFEASSPLTYVDAVRAPVYISAGVNDPRCPIRQVENYVDRLSGRAAVHEVYRYDAGHGSLVVEERIKQFRLELDFARRHLTGNPGQ
- a CDS encoding nuclear transport factor 2 family protein, with the translated sequence MTTTADLRAAAETYWTAADDRDWDTFATTLADEVLYDLPQTRERIRGKERYIQFNREYPGDWHVRVERVVADQEGQQVAVRTLFSVGPQELHAIHFFTFDAQGRISEITDFWPEPYEPPAGREHLVERY